One stretch of Dyella jiangningensis DNA includes these proteins:
- a CDS encoding SurA N-terminal domain-containing protein yields MLQALRNKLHGWPSIVILGICVFAISFFGIESYFASHTETYVAMVGKHEISQRDFQDRMNEARRDAMARMGDSFDAAQFEQPEMKRRILDQLINEQLLRQANDALGMKVPDLALRDRIAGTPQFQVNGQFDPTTYRAILAAQNMTPATFEASQRASLEPGLVPRAIIDSAIVTDADMDRYLGLLYQRRDLRWFAVPRPALADSAVSDTQLEAYYKEHQADFMNPEQVSLKYIEVNGADLKVDAQPSDDELKKRYDEQKQRFVQPEQRLVSHILVNVPKNATPDQQKAALAKAEKIAGEANAENFAKLAEQDSDDLGSKRSGGDLGWLEKGVTNAAFDSALFSLQKGQISKPVLSDEGYHVLFLRDVRSGEAKPFAEVRDQIAKDYLSTERDRQYSELAGKLTDQTYQNPSSLEPASQALNLPIQATALFPRKGGEGIAANAKLVQTAFSDDVLVQGNNSGLIELGPDHAVVVRVDKHVPAAARPLAEVRDQVRQKILDERIAAEALKNADALLAKLQKGEDMQAVAGAAGATVQTVPNAIRMQQGVAPEVLEQAFLLPHPAEGKPQFARVSAADGSYALVAVDKVQEGDLSKVTFEQRDALRSQMAQAYGILATQAFIDALKAKTDIKIAADRM; encoded by the coding sequence ATGCTTCAGGCACTGCGTAACAAGCTTCACGGATGGCCTTCCATCGTCATTCTGGGCATTTGCGTTTTCGCTATTTCGTTCTTCGGCATCGAGTCCTATTTCGCCTCGCACACGGAAACCTACGTGGCAATGGTGGGCAAGCACGAGATTTCCCAGCGTGACTTCCAGGACCGGATGAACGAGGCCCGCCGTGACGCCATGGCGCGCATGGGCGACAGCTTCGACGCTGCGCAGTTCGAGCAGCCGGAAATGAAGCGCCGGATCCTTGACCAGCTCATTAACGAGCAGCTGCTCCGGCAGGCCAATGATGCGCTGGGCATGAAGGTGCCCGACCTCGCGCTGCGCGACCGCATTGCCGGCACGCCGCAGTTCCAGGTCAACGGCCAGTTCGATCCCACCACGTATCGCGCGATCCTTGCTGCGCAGAACATGACGCCGGCGACGTTCGAGGCCAGTCAGCGCGCTTCGCTGGAACCGGGCCTGGTGCCGCGCGCGATCATCGACAGCGCCATCGTCACCGACGCGGACATGGATCGTTACCTGGGCCTGCTGTACCAGCGCCGCGATCTGCGCTGGTTTGCCGTACCCCGTCCCGCGCTCGCGGACAGCGCCGTCAGCGATACGCAACTGGAGGCCTATTACAAGGAGCACCAGGCGGATTTCATGAATCCGGAGCAGGTGTCGCTGAAGTACATCGAAGTGAACGGCGCCGACCTCAAGGTCGATGCACAGCCGAGCGACGATGAGCTCAAGAAGCGTTACGACGAGCAGAAGCAGCGCTTCGTGCAGCCTGAGCAGCGCTTGGTGTCGCACATCCTGGTCAACGTGCCGAAGAACGCGACGCCGGACCAGCAGAAGGCTGCGCTCGCCAAGGCCGAGAAGATTGCGGGCGAAGCGAACGCCGAGAACTTCGCGAAGCTCGCCGAGCAGGACTCGGACGACCTGGGTTCCAAGCGTTCGGGTGGCGACCTGGGTTGGCTGGAGAAAGGCGTCACCAACGCCGCCTTCGACTCGGCGCTGTTCTCGCTGCAGAAGGGCCAGATCTCCAAGCCCGTGTTGTCCGACGAGGGCTACCACGTACTCTTCCTGCGCGACGTGCGCAGCGGCGAGGCCAAGCCGTTCGCCGAAGTGCGCGACCAGATCGCCAAGGACTACCTGAGCACCGAGCGCGATCGCCAGTACAGTGAACTTGCCGGCAAGCTCACCGACCAGACCTACCAGAATCCCTCGTCGTTGGAGCCGGCTTCGCAGGCGCTGAATCTGCCGATCCAGGCCACGGCACTGTTCCCGCGCAAGGGCGGTGAAGGTATCGCCGCGAACGCCAAGCTGGTGCAGACCGCGTTCTCGGACGATGTGCTGGTCCAGGGCAACAACTCGGGCCTCATCGAGCTGGGGCCGGACCATGCGGTCGTCGTGCGCGTGGACAAGCATGTACCGGCCGCCGCTCGTCCGCTGGCCGAGGTGCGGGACCAGGTGCGCCAGAAGATCCTGGACGAGCGCATTGCGGCGGAAGCACTGAAGAATGCTGACGCACTGCTCGCCAAGCTGCAGAAGGGCGAGGACATGCAGGCCGTCGCGGGCGCTGCGGGTGCAACCGTGCAGACGGTGCCGAACGCCATCCGCATGCAGCAGGGCGTAGCTCCGGAGGTGCTCGAGCAGGCGTTCCTGCTGCCGCACCCGGCGGAGGGCAAGCCGCAGTTCGCCCGTGTCTCCGCGGCCGATGGCAGCTACGCGCTCGTGGCTGTGGACAAGGTGCAGGAGGGCGATCTGTCCAAGGTCACCTTCGAGCAGCGCGATGCATTGCGCAGCCAGATGGCACAGGCCTATGGCATCCTCGCCACGCAGGCGTTCATCGACGCGCTCAAGGCGAAGACCGACATCAAGATCGCTGCGGATCGGATGTAA
- a CDS encoding LysM peptidoglycan-binding domain-containing protein — protein MSVRRLRLLPLALSVLLSACATAPMPKAPGPSVQAPAPQPVRDIAHPVASAARPSEGNAGVWDQLRGSFEMADCDADPGITTWARRYTQNPDRFESQLAAAAPRLAYVQQIASRHHVAGEFALLPWVESQYRPVLGGKNMPAGMWQIMPATASALGIRVDKNFDGRLDVPAATDAIMALLSRYHDDLGDWRLVDYAFNAGEFGVKRMVGQHGTPPAEPVIPKMPVKSVTREHLVKLLAIACVIREPDRFNVSLPTLPSSERLVAVGIDSSMPIAHAADHAGMSSDELKELNAAFRNGVVDSRASPYLLLPSSHVQQFRNSLLAANDANANIPGTAVIPPLGATLAGASDADAPTSKQRSATSQTHTVKSGESLWSISRRYSVDIKQLQQWNHLQNAGVKPGQVLKISAPG, from the coding sequence ATGAGTGTCCGACGCCTTCGTCTCCTGCCCCTGGCCCTGTCCGTGCTGCTGTCGGCATGCGCAACCGCGCCGATGCCCAAGGCACCCGGGCCATCCGTGCAGGCCCCCGCGCCGCAGCCCGTGCGTGACATCGCACATCCCGTCGCAAGCGCGGCCAGGCCCAGCGAAGGCAACGCAGGCGTCTGGGACCAATTGCGCGGCAGTTTCGAGATGGCCGATTGCGATGCCGATCCGGGCATCACGACCTGGGCCCGGCGCTATACGCAGAATCCCGACCGCTTCGAAAGCCAGCTCGCTGCGGCGGCGCCTCGCCTCGCGTACGTGCAGCAGATCGCATCCCGCCACCATGTCGCCGGCGAGTTCGCCCTGCTGCCATGGGTCGAAAGCCAGTATCGCCCCGTCCTCGGCGGCAAGAATATGCCGGCCGGGATGTGGCAGATCATGCCGGCCACGGCCAGCGCGCTCGGCATTCGCGTCGACAAGAACTTCGATGGCCGTCTGGACGTCCCTGCGGCCACTGACGCCATCATGGCGCTGCTCAGCCGTTATCACGACGATCTGGGTGACTGGCGGCTGGTGGACTATGCCTTCAATGCCGGCGAATTCGGTGTGAAGCGGATGGTCGGCCAACACGGTACGCCGCCTGCCGAGCCGGTGATTCCGAAGATGCCGGTGAAGTCGGTGACGCGAGAGCACCTGGTGAAGCTGCTGGCCATCGCCTGCGTGATCCGCGAGCCCGACCGTTTCAACGTCAGCCTGCCTACGCTGCCTTCCAGCGAACGGCTGGTCGCCGTCGGCATCGACAGTTCGATGCCTATCGCCCATGCCGCGGACCACGCGGGCATGTCCTCCGATGAGCTCAAGGAACTCAACGCCGCTTTCCGCAATGGCGTGGTCGATTCGCGCGCCTCGCCGTACCTGCTGCTGCCCAGCAGTCACGTACAGCAGTTCCGCAATTCGCTGCTGGCTGCCAATGATGCCAACGCCAATATTCCCGGCACCGCGGTGATTCCGCCCTTGGGTGCCACACTTGCCGGGGCCTCGGACGCCGATGCGCCGACGTCGAAGCAGCGCTCCGCGACCAGCCAGACGCATACCGTGAAGTCGGGCGAGAGCCTCTGGAGCATTTCGCGACGCTACTCCGTCGACATCAAGCAGCTGCAGCAGTGGAACCACTTGCAGAACGCCGGCGTGAAACCCGGGCAGGTGCTGAAGATCAGTGCTCCCGGCTGA